The Dehalococcoidales bacterium DNA segment TCAGCCAGTATGACAGCGGCTGATTTTGCCGCTGATGTCAACTAATATTCAACAATGCGAGGTAGTGATTTAGCTTGTTCAATCCAGCCCTTTACCATATCCAGATTAGGGGTGCGTCGTACCAATTTCTTCTCAGTGTTTATTTCCTCTATTTTTACCACTAGATTTTCAGCGTTTCGCTGAGCAAGTTCTTTAACTGTATCAACACCTGCTGCTTCCAAAAGATCACTAAACTCTTCGCCTACGCCTTTGATGCGAAACAAATCAGCACGGTTAACCCATTCCAGTATGAGAGCATCGCTTATCCCAGTTTTTTCGGCAACTGCCTTCCTGCCCTTCCGGGTTGCGCCGGCTTCAAGAAGCTTCTCGACTGTTCGGATATCAACTACCTTCAGTTTTTCTGCATATACTGGCCCAATGCCCTCTATGTCACTAATTTTTGCCATTTGAGTCCCCCTTCGAGTTTTCTATTAATGTACTCCTACATAGTTACAAAAGTCAATAGTAATCAAGACTATTATTATAATTTAATTATCTTGGAATCAGGAAAGTTAATATTGGCTAAATGTGCTAAAATACAAGCGTGAATATGTGTGCGCTGTTATCGACATACGCTAAAAAAATTAAGTCAGGTGTTTTAGTGAAAACAAGCCTGTTTAACACACTATCACGGCTATTCATAGTAATGCTTGCTGTAATTTGCACGGCTATACCAGCCGGATGTGTTGACTATAGCCCGGAAAATGCCTCCACGATATCCATTGGTTCTCTTCCTCGCGAGGCTATAGATACATTACAGCTGATAAAAAACGGGGGACCTTTTCCATTCAGGCAAGATGGTGCTACCTTTCATAATTTTGAAGGATTGCTGCCAGAAAAGCCAGATGGATATTACCGAGAATATACTGTCATAACCCCTGGATCGTCAGATCGTGGAGCTCGGAGAATTGTATCAGGAAAAAACGGGGAATATTATTACACTGAAGATCATTATGCTAGTTTTAAACTAATTCTGGAGTAAACAATGGAGGACAATTGGAGTAGTTTTTTAAGTTATTGGCAAAATACCGGGCTCCATTTCTTGCCGATTCATGATGGTGAAGATACTGAAATTCAGAAAGCAGCAGCTGAAAACAACCTAAAAGTCACAACAATAAACATGCAAAGGGTGATTCGTAAGCAAACCTTTCTTAGAAAGATGGCTAAAGGGTTGGAATTCCCTGCACATTTCGGATATAACTGGGATGCGCTTTTTGATTGCTTGACCGATCTTTCCTTGTCAGGGGCTGATGGGCACGTGATCCTGATTTACAACTTACAGTTGCTGGAGAGTAAAGCTCCTGCTGATTTCAAGATAATCAGGAAAGTGTTCGAAACCGCGGCTGATTACTGGCATTCTCACCAAATGCGTTTTTTTATAATTATTAGTGAAAAATCCTCCCTTTCAAATAAGGTGCCGAATGACAGGTAATATTTTATGAGGAGAGGGGTATCAACTTATTCTCCCCATTCTTATTCTGGTAAACCCAGAATTACCCTTGAATTAATCAAGCGCGTGTTAACCTACGCACGGCCTTACAAATGGTGGCTTTTAACCATACTGGCAATAACCTTTTCAGTCGCTGGATTATCTTTATTAACTCCGCTCATTTTACGAGACCTTATAGATCAGACCCTCCCAAATCGGGATCTTCAACGTCTGACATGGCTGGTGATTGCTCTCATTGTGATACCTTTACTAATCAGTACGCTGGAAGTGTTGCACAAACAGTTAAATGCAAGAGTGGGGGAAGGGATAGTATATGATTTGCGCTCGGTTCTTTTTTCCCATCTGCAGAATATGTCCTTAAGTTTTTTTACACATACAAAATCCGGAGAGTTAATGAGCCGGCTCAATAATGATGTGACCGGCGCGCAGAGCGCTATTACCAAGGTATACGTGAGTATAATTACCAGTTTTATTCAGACTGTTGCAGTACTCAGTGTAATGTTTATGCTGGAGTGGCGGCT contains these protein-coding regions:
- a CDS encoding barstar family protein, with protein sequence MEDNWSSFLSYWQNTGLHFLPIHDGEDTEIQKAAAENNLKVTTINMQRVIRKQTFLRKMAKGLEFPAHFGYNWDALFDCLTDLSLSGADGHVILIYNLQLLESKAPADFKIIRKVFETAADYWHSHQMRFFIIISEKSSLSNKVPNDR
- a CDS encoding ribonuclease domain-containing protein; amino-acid sequence: MKTSLFNTLSRLFIVMLAVICTAIPAGCVDYSPENASTISIGSLPREAIDTLQLIKNGGPFPFRQDGATFHNFEGLLPEKPDGYYREYTVITPGSSDRGARRIVSGKNGEYYYTEDHYASFKLILE
- a CDS encoding DUF4332 domain-containing protein, with product MAKISDIEGIGPVYAEKLKVVDIRTVEKLLEAGATRKGRKAVAEKTGISDALILEWVNRADLFRIKGVGEEFSDLLEAAGVDTVKELAQRNAENLVVKIEEINTEKKLVRRTPNLDMVKGWIEQAKSLPRIVEY